One Oenanthe melanoleuca isolate GR-GAL-2019-014 chromosome 3, OMel1.0, whole genome shotgun sequence DNA segment encodes these proteins:
- the LOC130251407 gene encoding cytochrome c oxidase subunit 7A-related protein, mitochondrial isoform X1, translating into MYYKFSGFAQRLVGATAAAAYTPQGLKPLAPTESPDPIFGTSKPAPGLPATDPLLNPNKVPDLQKIFQRSDGLPVHLKLGYPDRMLYRTTMALTIGGTIYCLIALYIASQPKNQNK; encoded by the exons ATGTACTACAAGTTCAGCGGCTTCGCGCAGCGCCTCGTCGGGGCCACGGCGGCCGCCGCCTACACTCCACAG GGTCTCAAACCATTAGCTCCCACTGAATCCCCAGATCCGATTTTTGGGACAAGTAAACCTGCTCCAGGTTTACCAGCAACTGATCCTTTGTTGAATCCAAACAAGGTGCCAGACCTACAGAAAATTTTTCAG AGATCAGACGGGCTGCCAGTACACCTGAAGCTTGGATATCCAGATAGGATGCTCTATCGGACCACAATGGCTCTGACAATAGGAGGGACTATCTACTGTCTGATAGCACTATACATTGCCTCACagccaaaaaaccaaaataaatga
- the LOC130251407 gene encoding cytochrome c oxidase subunit 7A-related protein, mitochondrial isoform X2 produces the protein MRVPELDMGLKPLAPTESPDPIFGTSKPAPGLPATDPLLNPNKVPDLQKIFQRSDGLPVHLKLGYPDRMLYRTTMALTIGGTIYCLIALYIASQPKNQNK, from the exons ATGAGGGTCCCAGAACTGGACATG GGTCTCAAACCATTAGCTCCCACTGAATCCCCAGATCCGATTTTTGGGACAAGTAAACCTGCTCCAGGTTTACCAGCAACTGATCCTTTGTTGAATCCAAACAAGGTGCCAGACCTACAGAAAATTTTTCAG AGATCAGACGGGCTGCCAGTACACCTGAAGCTTGGATATCCAGATAGGATGCTCTATCGGACCACAATGGCTCTGACAATAGGAGGGACTATCTACTGTCTGATAGCACTATACATTGCCTCACagccaaaaaaccaaaataaatga